AGGTGAGATAGTTTTAACACCTTGGGAAGGGCGGTGGAGCAGATATGAAGTGCATAATGGAATGCTTATTCCTACAGAAGGTGAAGTTGCTTGGATTCTTCCTGATGGGCGCAAACCTTATTGGCGTGGTCGCATTGAAAAAATAGATCATAAATTTTCATAATGTCATTAGAAAGCCAGACAGAAGAAAGAAGATCACAGATATAAGTGCCGATAAGAGAGCCCAAGGAAGTTGTGTTTTTACGTGAGCTATGAGATCGCACCCTGCAGCCATTGCAGAGATGATGGTGGTATCTGAAATCGGTGATGCGTGATCGCCAAATACTCCGCCTGATATGACTGCCGCTATACTTAAAGGTAGAAGAGCTGTAGCATCTGCACCTATACCGGCGGTTATGGTAATTGCGATTGGCATCATAATAGAAAATGTTCCCCAGCTTGTACCTGTAGAAAAGGCGATAATTGCCGAAAGCAAAAATATGCCTGTAGGCAGTAGAGCAGGGTGTAGAATGGCATTTGCAAAGTGAGATATATAAACTCCGGTTCCCATCTTTACCGTTACATCACCTATAGCAAAGGCAAAAAGTAAAATTCCTGCAATCGGTAGCATTCTTTTAGCACCTGTAAAGATAGAGGTTAAGATCTCTTTTGGTGGCAAAATTTTTTTGATTTGGTAGTAGATAGATGTTATGAGAACCGATCCCATAACTGCTGAAAATACAGATGTTGAGCCGCTACCTTTAAGCATATTTCCATCACCTGTAATGAAGAGAAAAACAAAAACTAAAATAAGCATAGAGAGTATTGGTACGATAAGGGCAAATATATCTCCATCTTTTTTTAAATCTGTTAAATTTATAGGTTCAACTTTTGTATATGAGGGAAAATCTATCTTTTTAAAGATAGTAAAAAGAACAATTAAAATAGAAAAAATAGCATAAAAGTTAAAAAGCAGGGCAGTACCCAATAGTTTAATTGGCTCTGCTGAAATTGTACCGGCTTCTATTTGTGCTCCAATCAGTCCAAGAAGCAAGGCTCCCCAAGCATTTAGTGGAAACATTGTACATATTGGAGCAGATGTAGAGTCGCAGATATAGGCAAGTTTCTCTCTTGAAGTTCCAAATTTGTCGGTTATTGGACGGCTTACAGTACCGGCTATAAGTGATGTAATGGATGATTCAATAAATATGGCAACACCTATGAAAAATGGGAGCAGTTCAGCCTCTTTTCTGTTTGTAATGAGGCGTTTCCCTTTTTGTAAAAAGTTGATAAATCCGCTTACACCGCCGCTTCTTTGGATCAGTTCTATAATAGAGCCTACA
This Hydrogenimonas thermophila DNA region includes the following protein-coding sequences:
- a CDS encoding Na+/H+ antiporter NhaC family protein encodes the protein MEQNITSTVVESIKGIASLFEKGWVVKTLVFAIFVGSIIELIQRSGGVSGFINFLQKGKRLITNRKEAELLPFFIGVAIFIESSITSLIAGTVSRPITDKFGTSREKLAYICDSTSAPICTMFPLNAWGALLLGLIGAQIEAGTISAEPIKLLGTALLFNFYAIFSILIVLFTIFKKIDFPSYTKVEPINLTDLKKDGDIFALIVPILSMLILVFVFLFITGDGNMLKGSGSTSVFSAVMGSVLITSIYYQIKKILPPKEILTSIFTGAKRMLPIAGILLFAFAIGDVTVKMGTGVYISHFANAILHPALLPTGIFLLSAIIAFSTGTSWGTFSIMMPIAITITAGIGADATALLPLSIAAVISGGVFGDHASPISDTTIISAMAAGCDLIAHVKTQLPWALLSALISVIFFLLSGFLMTL